A window of Thalassophryne amazonica chromosome 12, fThaAma1.1, whole genome shotgun sequence genomic DNA:
GTGGTatgacaaaagaagaagaaatgttacCCAAGAAGAAGAAATGTTACCAAAAATGATGTTCGGGGTGTAGTTATCTGCAGATTTGAAACTGTAGTTCATTTGAAATGTtatgaattaaataaaagtaaaatctTTCAGAACTAAGACACACAATTATTATTGTAGCTCATGTTCATTATAttagtaaaacagaaaaaaagctcTCCTGCTTTCTTTGTTACCGTACTGATGAATGATCCTCAGTCTTATAATAGAGTCTCCTTTCTTATTAAGCCCTTTGGTGCACAGAGAAATATATGTAACAGGCTCCATTATAGATTAAGTGATTACTGTTTAAATAAACTGCCCCTGCTTTCAACAGCTTCTACTCACATTAGTCCAAATAAGCTGTGTGCTGTGTTATTGGTGACAGGTCTGTTGCTAATATGCCTGGTTTTGCAATTTTTCTCATCTTCGTCAGAAAAGCAGGAAAGAACTCACTTTAATAAACAAATGACTAAATTTACTGGTTAAACAGTGAAGAAAATTagaattgtttccatgaataaaATCTTTTACTGTGAAATTGTGAACATGAGCTGTTTCACCATATGAACTGTGGAGCTGCTCTTTTACAAGTTGTACACAACAGTTTGCCCTTATCAGACACTTATTCACACCCTGTTTTCTTTATTTGACACAGCAACAAGTCAGCCAACTTGCCTGCTCAGTCAATCACAATCCTAACATTTCTGGAACTGTTTCGTTGCTCCAGCAGCCTTGGTCACTTTGAGGACATTGAACCTCACAGTCTTGCTTAGCGGCCGGCACTCACCAACAGTCACAATGTATCCAACTGTGACGTCTCTGAAGCAAGGTGACAGGTGGACAGAGAGGTTCTTGTGCCTTTTCTCAAAGCGGTTGTATTTGCGGATGTAATGCAAGTAGTCACGTCTGATAACAACGGTCCTCTGCATCTTCATTTTGGTCACCACACCAGAGAGAATACGGCCACGGATGGAGACATTTCCGGTGAAGGGGCATTTCTTATCAATGTAAGTGCCTTCAATAGCCGCTCTTGGGGTTTTGAAGCCCAGCCCGACGCTCTTGTGGTAgcgggggagtttttccttggccTCTTTGCCACCATCAGTGGCCAGAACACGCTTTTTGTTCTGGAAGATGGTGGGCTGTTTCTGATAAGCCCTCTCAGTTTGTGCATCCGCCATCTTCGCAAGCCAAGTGGAAAAGAGGAAAACCCTGGATATACTCCAGTGTGCTAAAATCATGCTGAAGGCAGGACATGATGGAAAAACTTTCAATTTTTTCACTGACGATTTCTGCATCATCCCTTACAAATGTAAGTTTCTGAATCTTGCCATCTTTCCAGTTACACCACTATTTCATAATCCACATCACCCCCAGTCCAAAAAAGTGCAGAAATGGGATGAAAGGGCTTAATCCGGCTTAATCCTAACATGCTGGTTTATACAGTGCAAACATGAAACTGGAtatcttataaagtgcagacctggcaacctgccagAAAATGAAAGTAAGGAGTTGTGCCCTCAGCCAGAGCCACAACAAACATTGCTTTGACTTCAAATTTTTGCACCGATGGAGCACAAACAAGTTTCAAACTGTACTCACTGCAAATGCCCAGTTTAAAGActttcaaacatgactgaagctgttaagactacgaacacccAGAAGTTAACAAGCGACAATTTTGcaaattgggatgaaattttgaACAGTTCGAAAACTTgaccccaatttcaaaactggtgccagtGATAGCTGCAACTATTACATATGCCAAGTTTGTTCAAGGTGGATCAAGGAGTTACTATGATGTTTCAAAACAcaccctgatttgctattcagAATGAAATGGAAAGGAACGGTGCTTTGTAGAATATCCCCACTTCGTTGGTGACTTAATTTAATTCTTAATATTTGTATTTTTCTGGTTTCACACCAGTTGTACAATACAAGCAGCaacaacatgttccagctgtgaATCCTCTGGACAATGACCTGTGATCTTCACACTTGGACTCAACTGAACATAACATGAAATTTGTATTCTCTGGAGCGTCAGTTGCAGTATTTTTTAGCAgtttgagaggttctgcaaattTTACTCTGGTGCGAATTATACTCTAAAATATGGTATGTGTGAAAGAGACTATGTTTGTATTGATTCAAATTTGTCCATACGTATATTATCAACTGTAATAAGAAATgttgatatataaacaaaataaattttgtcTTATTATCATAGTTGAGCAAAAAACGTTAATATGGCACAGTAAAATACAGTTAAAAAAACACCCCTCCAACAACAAGCCAATATTTTAAAGCTATATTTTGGCTTAGTTGAACAGGTACAAATGATCATGTTATTGATTAACAGATTTTTTAACAGACCGATGAACTAGTGAATGAATTTAAACACTCCATCCAACATGTtttcagttattattattattattttacatcaGCATGAAATATAATGCATCTTTGAttcacattttcattttattgcttaACAAATTGCCTTGGATCAACCACAACCAAAGTAGTGACCTTCATCCTATCCATGTCTGCAATAT
This region includes:
- the LOC117522021 gene encoding 40S ribosomal protein S11-like yields the protein MVVFLFSTWLAKMADAQTERAYQKQPTIFQNKKRVLATDGGKEAKEKLPRYHKSVGLGFKTPRAAIEGTYIDKKCPFTGNVSIRGRILSGVVTKMKMQRTVVIRRDYLHYIRKYNRFEKRHKNLSVHLSPCFRDVTVGYIVTVGECRPLSKTVRFNVLKVTKAAGATKQFQKC